The Pagrus major chromosome 17, Pma_NU_1.0 genome includes a region encoding these proteins:
- the gsdmeb gene encoding gasdermin Eb codes for MFATATRNFVEEVDHGGLLIPVSSLNDSICLLTVVVKRKRFWCWQKPKYIPTDFHLNDILTGDTPIKPGIIETDFIKFNGTYGENIKGNVEANFTHTSVTLEGKDSSKLQSSFGSLKKEEVDVQKLLRDSKDRLLDMSHSLVQQTKEKAKQSFGIVKERIVTTQPCSVIEDVQQGAQCGGGLSACGPKTLKVSLKENGSLTKDSNVTMEIPIHTTIAYALIELEIKHDGHYVLCLMSDTNGGFEVDGPVWKRRVDVSGSSMDKSENSHLRQELERLSDHFQLLSALPVTTKSSLLQNITKVMEDRSAVSSLQSVLDQMCLGKTPALGDVATTGSQKQNIQAILDLLEQSGQAESAQAGQSTSVLTALHLITSAMDEMTNDCLAVLGLCCSLSVLPDLELLVQCVSGKGEMPLSSAGLAALLTEDVYEKTEHLFASSNVSLKKDGDKVKMEINQRPGHLPLVLCIAVRGLASLAHFE; via the exons ATGTTTGCCACAGCCACCAGAAACTTTGTGGAGGAGGTGGATCATGGAGGTCTGCTGATCCCTGTGTCCAGCCTGAATGACAGTATTTGTCTTCTGACAGTGGTGGTGAAGCGAAAGCGTTTCTGGTGCTGGCAGAAGCCCAAGTATATTCCCACTGATTTTCACCTCAATGATATACTAACAGGAGACACACCTATAAAGCCAG GTATCATAGAAACAGATTTCATCAAATTCAATGGGACGTATGGTGAAAACATTAAGGGAAACGTGGAAGCAAATTTCACCCACACCAGCGTGACCCTGGAGGGTAAAGACTCGTCCAAACTGCAGTCATCCTTTGGCAGTTtgaagaaagaggaagtggaCGTGCAGAAGCTGCTACGAGACTCCAAAGACAG GCTCTTGGACATGTCCCACAGTCTGGTCCAGCAGACAAAGGAGAAGGCCAAACAGTCGTTTGGGATCGTGAAGGAGCGCATTGTGACTACGCAGCCCTGTTCAGTCATAGAGGACGTGCAGCAGGGAGCACAGTGTGGAGGGGGCCTGAGCGCCTGTGGACCCAAGACCCTAAAG GTTTCTTTGAAAGAGAACGGGAGCCTGACTAAAGACAGTAACGTTACCATGGAGATTCCCATCCACACTACCATTGCCTATGCACTTATAGAGCTGGAGATCAAACACGACGGGCATTATG TGCTGTGTCTGATGTCAGACACCAACGGAGGTTTTGAAGTGGACGGCCCTGTTTGGAAAAGACGGGTGGATGTCTCTGGATCTTCTATGGACAAATCTGAAAATAGCCACCTTAGACAAG AGCTGGAGCGACTGAGTGATCATTTCCAGCTGCTTTCTGCCCTTCCTGTCACCACAAAGTCCTCTCTGCTCCAGAACATCACAAAGGTTATGGAGGACCGAAGTGCCGTCAGCTCACTTCAGAGTGTG CTGGACCAGATGTGCCTGGGCAAGACACCTGCCCTCGGTGACGTTGCGACGACAGGGTCTCAGAAACAGAACATCCAAGCAATTCTGGACCTTTTGGAGCAGTCTGGTCAGGCGGAGTCGGCTCAGGCAGGCCAGTCCACATCAGTGCTCACAGCCCTTCACCTCATTACAAGCGCCATGGATG AGATGACAAATGATTGTCTTGCTGTCTTGGGGTTGTGCTGCAGTCTCTCTGTGTTGCCGGATCTAGAGCTACTG GTGCAGTGTGTATCAGGGAAGGGAGAGATGCCTCTGAGCAGCGCAGGCCTGGCTGCACTCCTCACAGAAGACGTCTATGAAAAGACTGAACATCTGTTTGCCTCCTCCAATGTGTCCCTGAAGAAAGATGGGGACAAGGTGAAGATGGAAATAAACCAGCGGCCGGGACACCTTCCTCTGGTCCTGTGTATCGCTGTTAGAGGTCTCGCCTCCTTGGCCCACTTTGAATGA
- the pals2a gene encoding MAGUK p55 subfamily member 6a isoform X1 produces MTVANAKSGTAMQQVLDNLKDLPSGTGAKDIDLIFLKGIMESPIVRSLAKAHERLEDVKLQAVRDDNVQLVTEIVDSLNNLPEKDAAVAELAKILQEPHFKSLIEAHDKVASKCYEMPHTAVNSDASMTSSLMPADAVRMIGIQKKAGEPLGVTFRVERGEMVIARILHGSSIDRQGMLHTGDIIREVNGREVGSDPHELQELLRDCSGSITLKVLPSYRDTPPPPQVYLKPHFNYNPATDNLIPCKEAGLAFSKGDILHVVNKEDPNWWQACKVVGGATGLIPSQFLEEKRKAFVRRDWDATGNGMLCGTQTTKKKKKKMMYLTSKNAEFDRYELQIYEEVAKMPPFQRKTLVLIGAQGVGRRSLKNRLIVMNPLRYGTTVPFTSRRAREEERDGQNYCFVTREQMEKDIKESRYLEHGEYDGNLYGTKIDSIHEVVDAGRTCILDVNPQALKVLKTAEFMPFVVFIAAPELDTLRAMHKAVIDAGLTTKLLTENDLKKTVDESARIRRAYSHYFDLTIVNDNLDKAFDKLQEVVERLFIEPQWVPVSWVY; encoded by the exons gcccATGAGCGCCTCGAGGATGTGAAGTTACAAGCTGTGCGGGATGATAATGTTCAGCTGGTCACAGAGATCGTGGACTCCCTCAACAACCTGCCAGAAAAAGATGCTGCCGTTGCTGAGCTTGCCAAAATCCTCCAGGAGCCTCATTTTAAG TCTTTGATAGAGGCTCATGACAAAGTGGCTTCAAAGTGCTATGAAATGCCCCACACTGCGGTGAACAGCGATGCCTCGATGACGAGTTCACTCATGCCAGCTGATGCTGTCAGGATGATAGGCATCCAGAAGAAAGCTGGGGAACCACTG GGGGTGACGTTCCGTGTAGAGCGTGGAGAGATGGTGATCGCACGGATCCTGCACGGCAGCTCGATTGACAGGCAGGGCATGCTGCACACAGGGGACATTATCCGCGAGGTGAACGGCCGCGAGGTCGGCAGCGACCCTCACGAACTCCAGGAGCTGTTGAGGGACTGCAGTGGGAGCATCACGCTCAAGGTCCTGCCTAGCTACAGAGATACACCGCCACCACCACAG GTCTATCTGAAGCCACACTTCAACTATAATCCGGCCACAGACAACTTGATCCCCTGTAAAGAGGCAGGCCTGGCCTTTTCCAAGGGAGACATCCTCCATGTAGTCAACAAGGAGGACCCCAACTGGTGGCAG GCATGCAAAGTTGTTGGAGGAGCCACCGGTCTCATCCCCAGTCAGTTcttggaggagaagaggaaagcTTTTGTGAGAAGAGACTGGGATGCTACTGGTAATG GAATGCTCTGCGGAACTCAaactacaaagaaaaagaagaaaaaaatgatgtacCTCACGTCAAAGAATGCAG AATTTGACCGATACGAGCTGCAGATCTATGAGGAGGTAGCCAAGATGCCACCGTTTCAGAGGAAAACGCTGGTTCTGATTGGAGCCCAGGGAGTTGGGAGGCGGAGCCTGAAGAACAGACTTATTGTCATGAACCCCCTGCGATACGGAACCACTGTgccct TCACGTCACGCCGtgcgagggaggaggagagggacggCCAGAACTACTGCTTTGTGACGCGGGAGCAGATGGAGAAGGACATCAAGGAGAGCCGTTACCTGGAGCACGGCGAGTACGACGGCAACCTTTATGGCACCAAGATCGACTCCATCCATGAAGTGGTGGATGCGGGACGCACCTGCATCCTGGACGTCAACCCTCAG GCCCTGAAAGTGTTGAAGACTGCTGAGTTTATGCCATTTGTGGTGTTTATTGCTGCTCCTGAACTGGACACACTAAGAGCTATGCACAAAGCTGTGATAGATGCTGGACTTACGACCAAGCTACTCACG GAGAACGATTTAAAGAAGACTGTGGACGAGAGTGCCAGGATCCGCCGGGCATACAGCCACTACTTTGACCTGACTATTGTCAATGACAATCTGGACAAGGCCTTCGACAAGCTGCAGGAGGTGGTAGAGCGATTATTCATCGAGCCGCAGTGGGTTCCAGTCAGCTGGGTCTACTGA
- the pals2a gene encoding MAGUK p55 subfamily member 6a isoform X2 — translation MQQVLDNLKDLPSGTGAKDIDLIFLKGIMESPIVRSLAKAHERLEDVKLQAVRDDNVQLVTEIVDSLNNLPEKDAAVAELAKILQEPHFKSLIEAHDKVASKCYEMPHTAVNSDASMTSSLMPADAVRMIGIQKKAGEPLGVTFRVERGEMVIARILHGSSIDRQGMLHTGDIIREVNGREVGSDPHELQELLRDCSGSITLKVLPSYRDTPPPPQVYLKPHFNYNPATDNLIPCKEAGLAFSKGDILHVVNKEDPNWWQACKVVGGATGLIPSQFLEEKRKAFVRRDWDATGNGMLCGTQTTKKKKKKMMYLTSKNAEFDRYELQIYEEVAKMPPFQRKTLVLIGAQGVGRRSLKNRLIVMNPLRYGTTVPFTSRRAREEERDGQNYCFVTREQMEKDIKESRYLEHGEYDGNLYGTKIDSIHEVVDAGRTCILDVNPQALKVLKTAEFMPFVVFIAAPELDTLRAMHKAVIDAGLTTKLLTENDLKKTVDESARIRRAYSHYFDLTIVNDNLDKAFDKLQEVVERLFIEPQWVPVSWVY, via the exons gcccATGAGCGCCTCGAGGATGTGAAGTTACAAGCTGTGCGGGATGATAATGTTCAGCTGGTCACAGAGATCGTGGACTCCCTCAACAACCTGCCAGAAAAAGATGCTGCCGTTGCTGAGCTTGCCAAAATCCTCCAGGAGCCTCATTTTAAG TCTTTGATAGAGGCTCATGACAAAGTGGCTTCAAAGTGCTATGAAATGCCCCACACTGCGGTGAACAGCGATGCCTCGATGACGAGTTCACTCATGCCAGCTGATGCTGTCAGGATGATAGGCATCCAGAAGAAAGCTGGGGAACCACTG GGGGTGACGTTCCGTGTAGAGCGTGGAGAGATGGTGATCGCACGGATCCTGCACGGCAGCTCGATTGACAGGCAGGGCATGCTGCACACAGGGGACATTATCCGCGAGGTGAACGGCCGCGAGGTCGGCAGCGACCCTCACGAACTCCAGGAGCTGTTGAGGGACTGCAGTGGGAGCATCACGCTCAAGGTCCTGCCTAGCTACAGAGATACACCGCCACCACCACAG GTCTATCTGAAGCCACACTTCAACTATAATCCGGCCACAGACAACTTGATCCCCTGTAAAGAGGCAGGCCTGGCCTTTTCCAAGGGAGACATCCTCCATGTAGTCAACAAGGAGGACCCCAACTGGTGGCAG GCATGCAAAGTTGTTGGAGGAGCCACCGGTCTCATCCCCAGTCAGTTcttggaggagaagaggaaagcTTTTGTGAGAAGAGACTGGGATGCTACTGGTAATG GAATGCTCTGCGGAACTCAaactacaaagaaaaagaagaaaaaaatgatgtacCTCACGTCAAAGAATGCAG AATTTGACCGATACGAGCTGCAGATCTATGAGGAGGTAGCCAAGATGCCACCGTTTCAGAGGAAAACGCTGGTTCTGATTGGAGCCCAGGGAGTTGGGAGGCGGAGCCTGAAGAACAGACTTATTGTCATGAACCCCCTGCGATACGGAACCACTGTgccct TCACGTCACGCCGtgcgagggaggaggagagggacggCCAGAACTACTGCTTTGTGACGCGGGAGCAGATGGAGAAGGACATCAAGGAGAGCCGTTACCTGGAGCACGGCGAGTACGACGGCAACCTTTATGGCACCAAGATCGACTCCATCCATGAAGTGGTGGATGCGGGACGCACCTGCATCCTGGACGTCAACCCTCAG GCCCTGAAAGTGTTGAAGACTGCTGAGTTTATGCCATTTGTGGTGTTTATTGCTGCTCCTGAACTGGACACACTAAGAGCTATGCACAAAGCTGTGATAGATGCTGGACTTACGACCAAGCTACTCACG GAGAACGATTTAAAGAAGACTGTGGACGAGAGTGCCAGGATCCGCCGGGCATACAGCCACTACTTTGACCTGACTATTGTCAATGACAATCTGGACAAGGCCTTCGACAAGCTGCAGGAGGTGGTAGAGCGATTATTCATCGAGCCGCAGTGGGTTCCAGTCAGCTGGGTCTACTGA